In Erwinia sp. SLM-02, the genomic window GGTACCGTGTGCCACGCCCATCGGTAGATTACGCAGGATCCAGGCGCGGATCCCGGTTGCGGAGATCACGGTAAACAGAATACCCATCAGGAACACCGCACCCAGCGCGACCGGCACGCTGATGTGCTGGCCCAGCACCAGACTGAAGGCGGTGAAGGCCGTCAGGGAGATGGCGCAGCCGATGGCCATTGGCAAATTCGCCCACAGCCCCATCAGCAGTGAACCAAAACCGGCCACCAGACAGGTGGCAACAAACACCGCCGTGGGAGAGAAACCGGCTTTGCCCAGCATGCTCGGCACCACAATCACCGAATAAACCATTGCCAGAAAAGTGGTCACACCGGCCAGAACTTCGGTCCGCACGCTGCTGCCGCGCGCGGATATTTTGAACCAGGTGTCTAACGTACCACCGGCCGGTTTAGAAGGAGTCGACATAGTAATCCCCTGAAATTTCTTATGAGCTATTGCTGCGCGGCACCGGGAAACAAACCTACGTAAACGTTTGCGTCTCCGGTGCAATATTCACGACAAAAGGAAACACGTTGTCTTTTGCGTGTTTAAAACCGCGTAATTTAGATGCTTAATTAAAAGGCAAACGATTATCCAGCGTTTAACGGTCCGTTTTCAACACCTGTTCACGGTTATCTTTATTTATTCCAAAACCCGCAACCCGGTAATTCAATGCGAATCCCGGATTAAGCGAAACTTTATCGGGATATGCTGGACGGCAAAAATAGCGCTTTCTTATGAGCGCCTACCCGCCGCAAACAGACCTTCAGGAGAGGGTGATTTCGCCGCCCTTTTCCAGCGCACGCTGCCAGGCTCCGCGATGCTGAACTTTCTCCAGCCAGTTTTGAATCGCCGGGCTGTCGGCCGCACCTGCGCGGGCGGTCAGCGCCAGCAGCGGGAAGCTCATCTGCACATCGGCAATGCTGAAGCGGCTGCCGGCAAACCAGTCGTGCTGCGCCAGATGCTGTTCGATATACTGCCGGTGGGTGGTCAGCTGCTTGTCCAGGTACGCTTTCTGTATCCCTTTGCCAAACGCGCTGCCAATCGGCCTGAGCAACCAGGGCACCGGCGCCTGCCCCATCCGGCTGAAAATCAGCTTCATCACCAGCAGCGGCATCAGCGACCCTTCGGCGTAGTGCAGCCAGTAGCGGGACTGCAGCAGCTCGTCTTCATCCACCAGCGCCAGGCGGTCTTCGTCATCATAGTGGCCGGCAAGGTAT contains:
- a CDS encoding glutathione S-transferase family protein; translation: MITVHHLNNSRSQRVLWLLEELDVPYQIKRYQREPSMLAPEALKKIHPLGKSPVITDGNRVIAESGAILEYLAGHYDDEDRLALVDEDELLQSRYWLHYAEGSLMPLLVMKLIFSRMGQAPVPWLLRPIGSAFGKGIQKAYLDKQLTTHRQYIEQHLAQHDWFAGSRFSIADVQMSFPLLALTARAGAADSPAIQNWLEKVQHRGAWQRALEKGGEITLS